The following are encoded together in the Bradyrhizobium algeriense genome:
- a CDS encoding DNA -binding domain-containing protein codes for MKEPQLNPQVADLAPAGPALTVYDEEHMITYMRVFDADQQGADWREVCRIVLRIDPDTEAHRARLAFESHLSRARWMTEQRYRHLLRSGDA; via the coding sequence ATGAAAGAGCCGCAACTCAATCCGCAAGTCGCTGATCTCGCGCCAGCCGGACCAGCGCTTACTGTGTATGACGAAGAGCATATGATCACGTACATGCGCGTGTTTGATGCTGATCAACAAGGCGCCGACTGGCGTGAAGTCTGTCGGATCGTGTTGCGCATCGACCCAGACACCGAGGCCCACCGGGCGCGACTAGCATTCGAAAGCCACCTCTCGCGTGCCAGATGGATGACCGAGCAACGTTATCGCCATCTGCTGCGAAGCGGCGACGCCTGA
- a CDS encoding helix-turn-helix transcriptional regulator, with protein sequence MLKENYVAKQQRIGERLSRAMAKAHMDCRELAQLTGYSEAQIVSWERGRARLYPSELIKLCHALDVKPEWLLCWERLVH encoded by the coding sequence ATGCTCAAGGAGAACTACGTCGCCAAACAACAGCGGATCGGCGAGCGCCTGTCGCGCGCGATGGCTAAGGCCCACATGGATTGCCGGGAGCTTGCCCAACTGACAGGCTACAGTGAGGCACAGATCGTGAGCTGGGAGCGCGGGCGCGCGCGGCTCTATCCGAGCGAACTCATAAAGCTGTGTCATGCGCTTGACGTGAAGCCAGAGTGGCTGCTGTGTTGGGAACGCCTCGTTCACTGA
- a CDS encoding tyrosine-type recombinase/integrase, protein MHVRPVCKSRPIPWNKGLLVGQKKPLQPKHVWSIRVRLEVAQMWRDLSLFNLAIDSKLRACDLVRLRVDEVCSGARVRVRATVVQKKTGRPVQFEITEQTRTSLEIWLRSIRTTGSRHLFPSRLHARPHLSTRQYSRLVHRWVDSIGLESISYGTHSMRRTKATQIYRKTGNLRAVQLLLGHTKLESTVRYLGIEVDDALNIAEQIEL, encoded by the coding sequence ATGCATGTTCGTCCTGTTTGCAAAAGCCGTCCAATACCATGGAATAAGGGGTTGCTCGTCGGCCAGAAAAAGCCTCTTCAGCCCAAGCACGTTTGGTCCATTCGCGTTCGATTGGAGGTCGCCCAGATGTGGCGAGACCTCTCCCTGTTCAATCTGGCGATAGATAGCAAGCTTCGCGCGTGTGATTTGGTCAGACTGCGTGTCGACGAAGTATGTTCGGGCGCTAGGGTCCGAGTTCGAGCGACGGTCGTTCAAAAGAAGACAGGCCGACCCGTGCAATTCGAGATTACGGAGCAGACGAGGACTTCCTTGGAGATTTGGTTACGATCGATCCGGACGACCGGCTCTCGACATCTCTTCCCCAGCAGACTGCATGCACGCCCTCACCTATCCACCCGACAATACTCTCGACTGGTGCATCGCTGGGTTGATAGCATCGGTTTGGAATCAATCTCCTATGGTACCCATTCGATGCGGCGTACGAAGGCCACTCAGATCTACCGCAAGACAGGCAACCTTCGCGCCGTTCAACTCCTCCTCGGCCATACGAAGCTGGAGAGCACCGTCCGATATCTAGGAATTGAAGTGGATGACGCTCTAAACATTGCGGAGCAAATCGAACTCTGA
- a CDS encoding glycerophosphodiester phosphodiesterase family protein produces MKLIAHRGWSAGPGENSLAAFARAARDARISGVEFDVCLAADCDTLVVSHDPPHHVENALTLDAALSLLSPTDLELFVEVKETGLVSRVIDRLVASNVARRSVVFAFAAVARSFPWEGVRPVRLGIIVMYPWNLNRAVRRYAPDALLLGWDARAWTRVAFRAWWSVFSLEQLARRHHVPVVVGIVQRMDDLHWLSRQRLYGALADVDRTIGRSARPD; encoded by the coding sequence ATGAAGCTTATTGCGCATCGTGGATGGTCCGCGGGTCCGGGTGAAAACTCGCTCGCCGCGTTCGCACGTGCCGCCCGTGACGCCAGAATATCTGGTGTCGAATTCGACGTCTGCCTTGCAGCGGATTGCGACACATTGGTGGTGTCACACGACCCGCCGCATCATGTCGAGAATGCGCTTACCCTCGATGCGGCACTGTCGCTTCTTTCACCAACTGACCTTGAACTGTTTGTGGAGGTGAAGGAGACGGGACTTGTCTCTAGAGTCATCGATAGGCTGGTCGCCAGCAACGTGGCCCGTCGCTCAGTCGTATTTGCCTTTGCCGCCGTCGCAAGATCCTTTCCGTGGGAGGGTGTGCGACCGGTGCGCCTGGGCATCATCGTCATGTACCCGTGGAACCTGAATCGTGCGGTGCGCAGGTATGCGCCGGATGCCCTCCTGCTCGGCTGGGACGCGCGCGCTTGGACGCGAGTCGCTTTTCGCGCCTGGTGGTCCGTTTTCTCGCTTGAGCAGCTTGCGCGACGCCACCACGTGCCGGTTGTGGTAGGAATCGTGCAACGCATGGACGACCTTCATTGGCTCTCGCGGCAGCGCCTCTACGGGGCGCTTGCCGACGTCGACCGCACTATCGGCCGCAGCGCCAGACCTGATTAG